One genomic segment of Rivularia sp. PCC 7116 includes these proteins:
- a CDS encoding DUF1778 domain-containing protein, translating to MSNTNVPKSMARLEARVNPEIKALWQKAADLQGVTLTDFVIASVQAAAYKVIEQQQTLKLSTEDAEAFVEAILNPPKPSDALREATSRYKQVMENNGIND from the coding sequence ATGAGCAACACTAACGTTCCGAAATCAATGGCTCGTTTAGAGGCTCGCGTGAATCCAGAAATCAAAGCTTTATGGCAGAAAGCCGCTGATTTACAAGGAGTAACCTTAACGGATTTCGTCATAGCCAGCGTTCAAGCAGCTGCGTATAAAGTTATCGAACAGCAACAAACTTTAAAATTGAGTACAGAGGATGCAGAAGCTTTTGTTGAAGCAATTTTAAATCCACCCAAGCCCTCGGATGCTTTGCGAGAAGCAACTTCACGTTACAAGCAAGTAATGGAAAACAATGGCATTAACGATTGA
- a CDS encoding Coq4 family protein yields MIQQFEDLFRTVRNLHSVTDLLKSMGEKTGNILDIEDNFRGSSQMKACVERVKAIPEANALMEARYLGPEFDLEALSKLPEGTLGHTYATVIKTLGFDANAYLKRARAIETDEDWVIMRLRKTHDIVHLLTGFGPTGGELGVLSIQTVQIGYPMCVTMQVSSLGLAFKRQPERLPELTDQTARGMAMGLEMKPVIAQRFEDGWDKPVQQWRKELNISNPVIDEPYSLKNRLPGLDLAW; encoded by the coding sequence ATGATACAACAATTTGAAGACCTCTTCCGCACGGTTCGTAACCTACACTCTGTTACTGATTTGCTCAAATCGATGGGTGAAAAAACGGGCAATATACTTGACATTGAAGATAACTTTCGGGGTAGCAGTCAGATGAAGGCTTGTGTCGAACGGGTAAAAGCAATTCCCGAAGCCAATGCCTTGATGGAAGCCCGTTATCTTGGTCCCGAATTCGATTTAGAAGCCTTATCCAAACTTCCGGAAGGTACACTCGGACATACCTATGCTACTGTGATAAAAACTTTAGGCTTCGATGCCAATGCTTATCTCAAACGCGCGCGTGCGATAGAAACTGATGAAGATTGGGTGATAATGCGTCTGAGAAAAACTCATGATATAGTCCATCTCCTTACTGGATTTGGTCCTACGGGTGGCGAATTGGGAGTCTTGTCAATTCAAACAGTTCAGATAGGCTATCCAATGTGTGTAACAATGCAGGTTTCTAGTCTTGGTTTAGCTTTCAAACGTCAACCTGAAAGGCTGCCTGAGTTGACCGACCAGACAGCTAGAGGCATGGCAATGGGATTGGAAATGAAGCCAGTGATTGCTCAGCGTTTTGAAGATGGCTGGGATAAGCCTGTGCAGCAATGGCGCAAAGAATTGAATATTTCCAATCCAGTAATTGATGAACCTTACAGCTTAAAAAATCGCCTACCTGGTCTAGATTTAGCTTGGTAG
- a CDS encoding cupin domain-containing protein: MNKIAIAALTEKNLLQALHKIILPPLLKNRQAKLINFHRLLFMITTTTQQFYCQQFLETIQLDYTMAGHPSIARWVINSIKVDESEADTHFLFVSEGEVTLKCNSGEFLLKEHCFAAVPGNFSLDGSGQVLVATLLNYTGLFNIGGPIEPFGRLKYIDGCSSTVLINPLRRGEPCLNFLYVPPGISQTPHTHPSLRIGLVASGSGTCQVDEGTFKMEPGTVFCLPENKLHSFHAIDDFLKIIIYHPDSDVGPTDDSHTMLNNTFVGKKSAQVLDAIRTR, from the coding sequence ATGAATAAAATCGCTATCGCAGCGCTTACCGAAAAAAATCTTTTGCAGGCATTGCATAAAATAATTTTGCCGCCTCTATTGAAAAACAGACAAGCAAAACTAATCAATTTCCATAGGTTATTATTCATGATTACTACAACAACACAACAATTTTACTGCCAGCAGTTCCTAGAAACCATACAACTAGACTATACAATGGCAGGTCATCCATCAATCGCTCGTTGGGTTATTAATTCTATTAAAGTTGATGAAAGTGAAGCCGATACCCATTTCTTATTTGTCTCAGAGGGTGAAGTTACTCTTAAGTGCAATAGCGGAGAATTTTTATTAAAAGAACACTGCTTTGCTGCTGTTCCAGGTAATTTTTCTTTAGATGGTTCGGGACAAGTTCTAGTTGCAACTCTGCTCAATTACACTGGACTTTTCAATATTGGGGGACCAATCGAACCTTTTGGAAGATTAAAATATATTGATGGCTGCTCCTCAACAGTTCTGATTAATCCCCTAAGACGTGGAGAACCATGCTTAAATTTCCTCTATGTTCCTCCTGGTATATCCCAAACTCCTCATACCCATCCCTCATTACGGATTGGACTTGTTGCTTCGGGCAGTGGAACTTGTCAGGTAGATGAAGGAACCTTCAAGATGGAGCCTGGAACGGTTTTCTGTCTTCCAGAAAACAAGTTACATAGCTTCCATGCAATTGATGACTTCTTAAAGATTATTATCTATCATCCAGATTCTGATGTCGGCCCAACCGATGATTCTCATACCATGCTCAACAATACTTTTGTTGGTAAAAAGTCAGCCCAAGTTCTGGATGCAATTAGAACAAGATAA
- the moaB gene encoding molybdenum cofactor biosynthesis protein B: MDSQEYLIPLKIAVMTVSDTRTEADDKSGKILVESLTTVGHNLAEKVIVPDDIYQIRAVVSRWIADESVQVILTTGGTGVTGRDGTPEAIKPLLDKEIEGFGEIFRMISYQEIKTSTIQSRCLAGVANGTYIFCLPGSSGACKTGWEIIKEQLDSRNRPCNLAQLIPRLRE, translated from the coding sequence ATGGATAGTCAAGAATATTTAATTCCGTTAAAAATTGCCGTAATGACTGTTTCCGATACGAGAACGGAAGCTGATGATAAATCGGGTAAAATATTAGTTGAAAGTTTAACAACAGTAGGACATAATTTAGCAGAAAAAGTAATCGTTCCCGATGATATTTATCAAATTCGTGCTGTTGTGTCTCGTTGGATTGCCGATGAATCCGTTCAAGTAATTTTAACAACTGGTGGTACGGGAGTAACGGGACGTGACGGTACGCCAGAAGCAATTAAACCTCTTTTAGATAAAGAAATTGAGGGATTTGGAGAGATATTTCGGATGATTTCTTATCAAGAAATTAAGACTTCTACTATTCAATCTCGCTGTTTAGCTGGTGTTGCTAACGGTACTTACATATTTTGTTTACCGGGTTCTTCTGGTGCTTGTAAAACCGGATGGGAGATTATTAAAGAACAGCTTGATTCCCGCAATCGTCCCTGTAATTTAGCTCAATTGATTCCGAGATTAAGAGAATAG
- a CDS encoding helix-turn-helix transcriptional regulator has translation MNSKCFLKPSRRAKLIAQAEQEMLSSFEKPLTLKQLAQKLGSSSSALSYGFKELFGMSPMRYLKVRRLNALRQRLKASYPEDCTITMLANQFGFWSAGNFARDCKDMFGELPSQLRNTRAISF, from the coding sequence TTGAATTCCAAATGTTTCCTTAAACCTTCTCGACGAGCTAAATTGATTGCCCAAGCAGAGCAAGAAATGTTATCCAGCTTTGAAAAACCTCTCACCTTAAAACAACTAGCTCAAAAATTAGGGTCTAGCAGTTCTGCTTTATCCTATGGTTTTAAGGAGTTATTTGGCATGAGTCCCATGCGCTATCTCAAGGTACGAAGACTCAATGCACTGCGACAACGCCTGAAGGCAAGCTATCCGGAAGATTGTACTATAACTATGCTTGCTAATCAATTTGGGTTCTGGAGTGCAGGTAATTTTGCTAGAGATTGCAAAGACATGTTTGGGGAGTTACCTTCACAATTGCGAAATACCAGGGCTATTTCATTCTAA
- a CDS encoding bile acid:sodium symporter, with protein MLNALPISTKIVVFLFLFTFLFSVALEESKAELITSLKSGLMAKSLLINFILLPLTGIILTWIFHLSAEISSGFLTVASAPGGLLSLHFARVAKGNLRYAIGLVFLLSILSIIITPLLIHLIFPGIVVINLPIFSVIGILSLLVLPPLLLGQIVRYYLRGITPILQKIASFSSIALFITFTILTSTLRDLDAEILAWNGIAAIIAFILAAWSISWWLSGADIGSRKVLAIGTSMRNIAICSALSSMGVLGPKAEVVIIGFNAISTPMNLVFAIAISRINKSSKGS; from the coding sequence ATGCTTAATGCCTTACCAATATCGACAAAAATAGTCGTCTTTCTATTTCTTTTTACGTTTCTGTTTTCAGTAGCCTTAGAAGAATCCAAAGCCGAACTTATTACTAGCCTCAAATCAGGCTTGATGGCAAAATCCCTATTGATTAACTTTATTTTGCTACCGCTCACAGGCATAATTCTGACTTGGATATTTCATCTGTCGGCAGAAATATCTAGCGGTTTTCTGACCGTTGCATCTGCCCCTGGAGGTTTATTATCATTGCATTTTGCACGGGTTGCTAAGGGAAATTTGAGGTATGCGATTGGATTGGTTTTTTTGTTGTCAATTCTTTCGATTATTATTACTCCCTTGTTGATTCACTTGATTTTCCCTGGCATTGTTGTAATAAATTTACCTATTTTCTCTGTAATAGGTATTCTTTCTCTATTAGTTCTTCCTCCCCTTCTTTTAGGACAGATAGTTCGATATTATCTGAGAGGAATTACACCCATACTGCAAAAGATAGCTTCTTTTTCCTCAATTGCTTTATTCATTACCTTTACAATTTTGACTTCGACACTGAGGGATTTGGATGCTGAAATTCTGGCTTGGAATGGTATAGCAGCAATTATCGCATTTATTTTGGCTGCTTGGAGTATAAGTTGGTGGCTGAGCGGGGCAGATATCGGAAGCCGTAAAGTTCTAGCGATTGGCACGAGTATGAGAAATATTGCGATATGTTCTGCGCTCTCAAGTATGGGTGTATTAGGTCCCAAAGCCGAGGTGGTCATCATCGGATTCAATGCAATTTCTACTCCGATGAATTTAGTCTTTGCAATCGCTATCAGTCGAATTAATAAAAGCTCGAAGGGTAGCTGA
- the pgmB gene encoding beta-phosphoglucomutase — MDEFNLDPHLLYSDWILTETEFEPKQLNYKETVFAIGNGYLGTRGSFEEGLPGTEAATFINGLYDDVPIYYTELVNCPNWLPLYIIIDDEEFRLDKGEILSYQRQLDLKHGVLSRKISWCSPNGKTIDLYFERFTSQSEQHVLALRIQLTPIDFDGKIGIRASIDGNPENHEGFNHWLILNQGYSSAMTWLQARTRSSRTQLGMAFKLEISGTKAEYRDIQSPGFPSVEAKFETKAGETITVDKLVTVFTSREVENPIQAARDKLQELPSYEELRKNHQKAWQEIWDCCDIVIEGSTQAQLAIRYNLFQLLICAPHDERVSIPAKTLSGFGYRGHIFWDTEFFILPFFVFTQPKIARNLLTYRYHTLEGARRKAKYYGYRGAMYAWESAATGDEVTPRWAPPENFYEEDIRIWVRDREIHISADIAIAAWFYWQVTCDDEWMHDFGAEIILDTALFWSSRVHLNVKRECYEILDVIGPDEYHEHDVNNNAFTNRMVQWHLEKALNVYNWLNSKFPQKAAQLEEKLQLTPKRRWRWQDIAENIFIPYNQETGLIEQFEGFFQLEDVNLEDYEPRTCSMPSLLGLTEVNKRQILKQPDVLMLLYVMGRTAETDYGKEILLKNWDYYAPRTDITYGSSLGPAIHGIVAATLGKTAEAYEYFRLSAFADLENRRDNAESGIHAASCGNIWQAVIFGYAGIQFTENGPIAKPNLPPTWKRLQFKLYWRNNWYSFDLKPEISNMKTEIKGFIFDLDGVLTDTAEFHYQAWQKLADEENIPFNREANEELRGVSRRDSLLKIIGERKYSESQIQEMMERKNRYYVESIEQITSYYLLPGAGSLISELREQGIKIALGSASKNARAVIEKLGIADKFDVIADGNSVQRSKPAPDLFLYAASELGLEPAQCVVVEDATSGIEAALGAGMLTIGIGSVERVGAAKIVLSSLQGVTLGDILSKLGCSIPG, encoded by the coding sequence ATGGATGAATTTAATTTAGACCCCCATTTACTCTACTCAGATTGGATTCTCACAGAAACCGAATTTGAACCCAAACAACTTAACTACAAAGAAACTGTTTTTGCTATCGGTAACGGTTATTTAGGTACAAGAGGAAGTTTTGAAGAAGGATTACCCGGTACCGAAGCTGCTACTTTTATTAATGGTTTATATGATGATGTTCCGATTTACTATACCGAACTCGTTAATTGTCCTAACTGGCTGCCGTTGTATATTATTATTGATGACGAAGAATTTCGTTTAGATAAAGGAGAAATTCTCAGCTATCAGCGTCAATTAGATTTAAAGCATGGTGTTCTTAGTCGTAAAATCAGTTGGTGCAGTCCGAATGGTAAAACAATTGACCTTTACTTTGAACGGTTTACCAGTCAGTCCGAACAACATGTTTTAGCACTACGGATTCAACTAACACCAATTGATTTTGATGGCAAAATTGGGATTAGAGCAAGTATTGATGGGAATCCGGAAAATCATGAGGGATTCAATCACTGGTTAATTCTAAACCAAGGTTATAGCTCGGCTATGACTTGGTTGCAGGCTCGCACTAGAAGTTCTCGCACTCAATTGGGAATGGCGTTTAAGCTGGAAATATCGGGGACTAAAGCCGAATATCGAGATATTCAATCTCCGGGTTTTCCAAGTGTAGAAGCAAAATTTGAGACGAAAGCAGGGGAAACTATTACTGTTGATAAATTAGTTACGGTTTTTACTTCACGAGAGGTTGAAAACCCAATTCAAGCTGCTCGTGATAAGTTGCAGGAACTTCCAAGCTATGAAGAATTGCGGAAAAATCATCAAAAAGCTTGGCAAGAAATATGGGATTGCTGCGACATAGTAATTGAAGGAAGCACTCAAGCTCAATTAGCTATACGGTACAATTTATTTCAACTATTAATTTGCGCTCCTCATGATGAGAGAGTTAGTATTCCTGCCAAAACCTTATCTGGCTTTGGATATCGCGGTCATATATTTTGGGATACAGAATTTTTCATTCTACCTTTTTTCGTATTTACCCAACCGAAAATTGCTCGCAATTTACTTACCTATCGCTACCATACCCTTGAAGGTGCGCGACGCAAAGCAAAATATTACGGCTATCGAGGTGCAATGTATGCTTGGGAAAGTGCTGCAACTGGGGATGAAGTAACTCCGAGATGGGCACCACCAGAGAATTTTTACGAAGAAGATATCCGTATTTGGGTTCGCGACAGAGAAATTCACATTAGTGCAGATATAGCCATTGCTGCTTGGTTTTACTGGCAAGTTACTTGTGATGATGAATGGATGCACGATTTTGGTGCAGAAATTATTCTTGATACTGCTTTATTCTGGAGTAGTCGCGTTCACCTTAACGTTAAACGGGAATGCTATGAAATTCTTGACGTAATCGGACCGGATGAGTATCACGAACATGATGTGAATAACAATGCTTTCACTAATCGCATGGTGCAATGGCATTTAGAAAAAGCCCTTAATGTCTACAATTGGCTTAATAGTAAATTTCCCCAAAAAGCTGCTCAGTTAGAAGAAAAACTACAACTAACTCCAAAGCGACGCTGGCGTTGGCAAGATATTGCTGAAAATATCTTTATTCCTTACAATCAGGAAACCGGACTTATCGAGCAGTTTGAGGGATTCTTCCAATTAGAAGATGTTAATCTTGAAGATTACGAACCTCGAACCTGTTCGATGCCATCTTTGTTAGGTCTTACCGAAGTTAACAAGCGGCAGATTCTCAAGCAGCCTGATGTTTTAATGTTGCTGTATGTAATGGGGAGAACTGCCGAAACTGATTATGGTAAAGAAATTCTCCTCAAAAATTGGGATTATTACGCACCCCGTACTGACATTACTTACGGTTCTTCTCTTGGTCCAGCAATTCATGGAATTGTCGCAGCAACTCTTGGTAAAACGGCAGAAGCTTACGAATATTTTAGATTATCAGCATTTGCAGATTTAGAAAATAGACGCGATAATGCCGAATCGGGAATTCATGCTGCATCTTGCGGTAATATTTGGCAAGCTGTAATTTTCGGTTATGCAGGTATCCAATTTACCGAAAATGGACCGATAGCAAAACCAAATTTACCTCCTACTTGGAAACGTCTGCAATTCAAACTTTATTGGCGGAATAATTGGTATTCTTTTGACCTTAAACCGGAAATTAGCAATATGAAAACAGAAATTAAAGGTTTTATTTTTGACCTGGATGGAGTACTTACAGACACCGCAGAATTTCACTACCAAGCTTGGCAGAAACTAGCTGACGAAGAAAATATTCCTTTCAACCGTGAAGCGAACGAAGAATTACGTGGTGTTTCTCGAAGAGATTCTTTGTTAAAAATAATCGGTGAAAGGAAATATTCGGAATCGCAAATTCAAGAGATGATGGAGCGTAAAAACCGCTATTACGTCGAATCTATCGAGCAAATAACATCTTATTATTTATTACCCGGTGCTGGAAGTTTAATTTCAGAATTGCGCGAACAAGGAATTAAAATTGCTCTTGGTTCTGCAAGCAAGAATGCTCGTGCAGTCATCGAAAAACTCGGAATTGCCGATAAATTTGATGTAATCGCCGATGGTAACAGCGTTCAACGCTCTAAACCAGCACCAGACTTATTTCTTTATGCAGCTAGTGAATTAGGATTAGAACCAGCCCAATGTGTTGTGGTAGAAGATGCAACTTCTGGAATCGAAGCAGCTCTTGGGGCAGGAATGTTAACTATAGGAATCGGTTCAGTAGAAAGGGTTGGTGCTGCAAAAATTGTTTTATCAAGTTTGCAGGGTGTAACTCTGGGAGATATTCTTTCTAAATTAGGTTGTTCGATTCCTGGGTAA
- a CDS encoding methyltransferase domain-containing protein — protein MNLLLSSLGIILAILVVGIALYLISARRYQSSDSVANSYDEWTDDGILEYYWGEHIHLGHYGSPPTNKDFLVAKYDFVHEMVRWGGLDKLPTGTTVLDVGCGIGGSSRILAKEYGFDVTGVTISPQQVKRATELTPEDVSAKFLVDDAMALSFPDASFDVVWSIEAGPHMPDKAVFAKELMRVVKPGGLLVVADWNQRDDRQKPLNFWEKPVMQQLLDQWSHPAFSSIEGFSELLEATGFVEGEVITADWTKETLPSWFDTIWQGIIKPQGWMRFGVGGFIKSVREVPTILLMRLAFGTGLCRFGMFKAVRGNSTSKSADASSQVAQV, from the coding sequence ATGAATTTACTCCTTTCGAGCTTGGGAATTATCCTTGCAATATTAGTTGTAGGCATCGCACTATATTTAATTTCCGCTCGTCGCTATCAATCATCTGACTCCGTAGCCAATTCCTATGACGAATGGACGGACGATGGTATTTTGGAATATTACTGGGGAGAACACATTCATTTGGGACATTACGGTTCCCCACCCACAAACAAAGATTTTTTAGTTGCTAAATACGATTTCGTTCATGAAATGGTGCGTTGGGGTGGTTTAGATAAATTACCTACAGGTACTACCGTTTTAGATGTTGGTTGTGGAATTGGAGGAAGTAGCAGAATTTTAGCTAAGGAATACGGTTTTGATGTTACTGGTGTTACTATCAGCCCCCAGCAGGTGAAACGTGCAACTGAGTTAACTCCTGAAGATGTCAGCGCTAAATTTCTGGTAGATGATGCGATGGCTCTTTCTTTCCCCGATGCTAGTTTTGATGTAGTCTGGTCGATAGAAGCTGGACCGCATATGCCGGATAAAGCGGTTTTCGCTAAGGAATTGATGCGAGTAGTTAAACCTGGTGGATTATTAGTTGTAGCGGACTGGAATCAAAGAGATGACCGTCAAAAGCCCCTTAATTTCTGGGAAAAACCAGTAATGCAGCAGTTATTAGATCAATGGTCCCATCCTGCTTTTTCAAGCATAGAAGGTTTTTCCGAACTGTTGGAAGCAACCGGATTTGTGGAAGGGGAGGTAATTACAGCAGACTGGACAAAAGAAACACTTCCATCTTGGTTCGATACTATTTGGCAGGGAATCATTAAACCCCAGGGATGGATGCGTTTTGGGGTTGGTGGTTTTATTAAATCTGTGCGGGAAGTACCGACAATATTGTTAATGAGGTTAGCATTTGGTACCGGACTTTGCAGATTTGGAATGTTTAAAGCAGTTAGAGGTAATTCAACATCGAAATCCGCAGATGCTTCGAGTCAAGTTGCTCAAGTTTGA
- a CDS encoding GNAT family N-acetyltransferase, which translates to MALTIELLDKKRHNRSAFISGNDSLDNYIRKGASQELKKKVSTVFVLIDSPNIDIIAYYTLSSYTVDVSNLNEDFAKTVPRYPLLPATLLGRLAVSQSHQGKGIGELVLIDALKRILDATSQVASLAVVVEAINENAVIFYQKYGFEQFKQYPTKLYLPTKLIAENFGD; encoded by the coding sequence ATGGCATTAACGATTGAATTGCTTGATAAAAAGAGGCATAACCGTTCGGCGTTTATTAGCGGAAATGATAGTTTAGACAATTATATTCGTAAAGGCGCATCTCAGGAGCTTAAGAAAAAAGTTTCTACAGTTTTTGTATTAATTGATTCCCCGAACATTGATATTATTGCTTACTACACGCTTTCTTCCTATACAGTGGATGTTTCTAATTTAAATGAAGACTTTGCAAAAACTGTACCGCGTTATCCTTTACTTCCCGCTACTTTACTAGGTCGTCTTGCTGTCTCGCAGAGTCATCAAGGTAAAGGTATCGGTGAGTTGGTTTTAATTGATGCTCTTAAAAGGATTTTAGATGCTACCTCGCAGGTTGCATCGCTAGCTGTTGTAGTAGAAGCAATAAATGAGAATGCAGTCATATTTTACCAAAAATATGGTTTTGAGCAGTTTAAACAGTACCCCACTAAACTCTATTTACCCACCAAATTAATAGCTGAAAACTTCGGGGATTAA
- a CDS encoding TetR/AcrR family transcriptional regulator has product MPSQTFFNLPQMKRQNITNAAIAEFTNHSYESASISAIVNRAKIAKGSFYQYFKDKQDLYLYLVDRALEARNAFIAEANLPSVQSGFFVFLRALFQTILEFQLANPDWSQILFRGPHYGDVPFRKEVFKRTKADIIILIKKNIQEAIAQGQLKADLNPDFAAFMIVTLSSQLRYFIPFYLGINVERLVKDSPNPPLDAIRKIIDDCIQILEQGMGGN; this is encoded by the coding sequence ATGCCGTCCCAAACCTTCTTCAATTTGCCTCAAATGAAACGACAGAACATCACAAATGCGGCAATCGCTGAGTTCACCAACCATAGTTATGAATCAGCCTCGATTTCTGCTATTGTGAATCGGGCAAAAATTGCCAAAGGTAGTTTCTATCAATATTTTAAAGATAAGCAAGACCTCTACCTTTATCTAGTCGATAGGGCATTAGAAGCCAGGAACGCATTCATTGCTGAGGCAAATTTACCAAGTGTCCAATCTGGCTTTTTTGTTTTTTTGCGAGCATTATTTCAAACAATTTTAGAGTTTCAATTAGCAAATCCAGATTGGAGTCAAATTCTATTTCGAGGACCTCATTATGGTGATGTTCCGTTTAGAAAAGAAGTTTTTAAACGGACGAAGGCTGACATAATTATACTTATTAAAAAAAATATACAAGAGGCGATTGCTCAGGGGCAACTTAAAGCCGATCTTAATCCTGATTTTGCTGCCTTTATGATTGTAACTTTGAGCAGTCAACTCAGATACTTTATTCCCTTCTATCTAGGAATTAATGTTGAACGGCTAGTGAAAGACAGTCCTAATCCACCTCTAGATGCCATCAGAAAAATTATAGATGACTGTATTCAAATTTTAGAGCAGGGGATGGGAGGTAATTAA
- a CDS encoding alpha-hydroxy acid oxidase yields the protein MNFKYPKSISDCRNTNDFRNLAKSKLPAPIFHYIDGAADDEVTYRRNTEAYEQCDLIPNVLAGVEEVDASVEIMGMKIDIPMFCSPTALQRLFHYDGERAVAKAAEQYGTLFGISSLGTVSLKEIGKTISTPKMFQFYCHKDKGLNDAMIEMCRAANFDAIALTVDTITGGNRERDLWTGFTTPPKLTPSSLISFALHLNWSLNYLLREPFSLPQLEEHVNKGTNVAVSVGDYLSTMLDQSMDWKDAEEINRKWGKKFCLKGVMSVDDAKKAVDIGADAIMISNHGGRQLDGCISPFEQLAEIVDAVGDKIDVICDGGIRRGTHVLKALSVGAKACSGGRWYLYALAAGGQLGVEKAISNMRNEIERDMKLMGITKLSQLSRKNIKFR from the coding sequence ATGAATTTTAAATACCCTAAAAGTATATCAGATTGCCGTAACACAAATGATTTTAGAAATTTAGCAAAATCAAAATTACCCGCTCCCATATTTCACTATATAGATGGAGCGGCTGATGATGAAGTAACTTATAGAAGAAATACGGAAGCATACGAGCAATGCGATTTAATTCCTAATGTTTTGGCAGGAGTTGAAGAAGTAGATGCTTCTGTGGAAATAATGGGCATGAAAATCGATATTCCGATGTTTTGTTCGCCAACAGCATTACAAAGATTATTTCATTATGACGGTGAAAGAGCGGTAGCTAAAGCTGCGGAACAATATGGAACTTTGTTTGGTATTTCTAGTTTAGGAACCGTGAGTTTAAAAGAGATTGGTAAAACAATTTCTACACCCAAAATGTTCCAATTTTATTGTCATAAAGACAAAGGTCTTAATGATGCGATGATAGAAATGTGCAGGGCAGCAAATTTTGATGCGATCGCGCTCACCGTCGATACAATTACTGGAGGAAACCGAGAACGAGATTTATGGACGGGATTTACTACTCCTCCGAAACTTACACCTAGTAGTTTAATCAGCTTTGCTCTACATCTGAATTGGTCTTTGAATTATTTATTACGAGAACCATTTAGTTTACCGCAATTGGAAGAACATGTTAATAAAGGAACCAATGTAGCGGTATCGGTGGGTGATTATCTAAGTACTATGCTGGATCAATCAATGGATTGGAAAGATGCTGAAGAGATTAATCGTAAATGGGGTAAAAAGTTTTGTTTAAAAGGTGTTATGAGCGTTGATGATGCAAAAAAAGCAGTTGATATCGGAGCCGATGCCATTATGATATCAAATCATGGCGGTCGTCAACTGGATGGTTGTATATCTCCTTTCGAGCAGTTAGCGGAAATCGTTGACGCTGTGGGAGACAAAATTGATGTAATCTGCGACGGTGGTATTAGAAGAGGAACCCATGTTCTCAAAGCTTTGTCGGTTGGAGCAAAAGCTTGTTCTGGTGGAAGATGGTATTTATATGCTTTAGCAGCTGGCGGACAATTAGGAGTTGAAAAAGCTATTTCTAATATGAGGAATGAAATCGAAAGAGATATGAAATTGATGGGAATTACAAAACTTTCTCAACTGTCGAGAAAGAATATAAAATTTAGATGA